In the Mesorhizobium australicum genome, CGCCGCCTGTTCTGATCACAGATTGGGGCACTGCTCGCCCGGGTCCACGTTGGGCTGGGACTTGATGATCGTGGTGTCGCCCTGAGCATTGACCTGCGCGAGATACATCGTCAGCGGAGCATGACGTTGCTTCGACATTTGTATGGGGCCTCTAGGACCATCAAAACTTACTTCGCTCAGAGCCTTTACGACGGCGTCCGTGTCCACTGTGCCGGCTTTTGCTACAGCTAGAGCATAGAGATGAACGGCGTCATAATTCGGGACCGAGAGTTCACTTGACGTTTTTGTCTCTGCGCCGAATTTATCATTTAACGCTTTTAAGAACTGCGCATTTTTCTCAGAATTGATGCCTGTGTAGTACGTGCCGCCGAGATAAATTCCTTCCCCATCCGACCCTAGGGTCTTTGCAGTACCTTCATCCAGTGCGTAGCTGCCATAGTTGGCGGTGATGCCGGCCGCCCGTAACTGCTTTGTGAACGTCACATTTGGCGCGCCTGCCGCAGTGGAAGTTATGATGACATCTGGATTGGCCTCGCGGATCTTGCTAACGGTCGCCGTCCAATCACTGGCGTCGATCGGATTATATTCTTCTCCGACGACCATCCCACCTTTCTCTGTGACATAATTGTTGGTATCGCCAAGAAGACCTCGGCCGAAGGCATAGTCGTTTCCAACTAGGAAGAATGTCTTCGCGCCTAGATCCTTCATGAAGTAGTCAACCATGAGGGACACCACTTGCTGTGGCACCCAGGCGTTGATGTGCTGATACTTGTTACAGGAACCTCCTTCATAGAAGGAAGTATAAATGTACGGGATCTTTCCCCTAGTGATGATCGGCAGGCCAGCGTTTCTGGCCGCGCTCGGCTCCGATGAAATTATAACGTCGACTTTTTTTTGATACACGAGAGAGTCGTACGCCTTTTGAGCTCCTGCAGCACTGGATGCACTGTCAGCAAGTTCAATAACAAGCTTTCTGCCCAACACCCCCCCTGCGTCGTTGATTTCAGAGACTGCAAGCTCCGTCGCCTGAATAACCGCGGGAGCCGTGATGCTGTTTGCACCGCTCAATCCGATTGGAATGCCCAACACGATCGGCTCGTCTTGCGCAACTGCGCTCCCGGTCAATAGGGCAGTTACGGCAAGCAACACGGAAATCTTCTGCATAGATGGTTTCATTTGCGTTCCCCTTGTGATTTTTTTGCCCGCTCAAAGCGCCAGCTGACACCGTTTCCGTTGAGCAGACGGCAGCCGTCGGCCAGATGAAATGATGTCGATAAATTTGAGAGTGCTGGCGAAACTGCGCGCTGGCAGGAATGTATCCTGAGCGTGGCACGTGGTACCAGATTGCGGATGGCTATCCCGCCACCCATTTGGAACGCTCGCACACATGCAACATGACGTCAATATCGGTAGTGTCTCAGTTTGAATTATATGGGCCGAATCCAACCGGCTGGCGGTCGGTAAGCATCTGGTCGCGGGATCGGTTTGCCTGACCGTCCAATCAACGGGTCGTCAAAGACACAACGCTCCAAGTCGGCCATTGTTAGCTCAAAGTGAGTGTCGGCATAAGTGATCAGCTTCTCCGGCACCTTATTCGAGGGGGGCGCTACGCCAACGAGATACTTGTTCGGGAACCACGATTTGAGCATTTTCGCCGTGGCGGCTTGATCTGAATCCGAGCTGAGTATGTAGGCACAGTCATATACGTTGTCGTGCGCATCCCGGATGAGATGGAGGGCGAGGTTTATATCGGTTTGCTTCTCCTGACGCTTCCCTGAGTCGGGATCAATGACGTGATGCCCCTCAACGATATCGACCCCCACCGCGCGAAGGGCTGTGTTGAAGGTTCGATGCCTCGATTTAACGTCTTCCGGCTCATCTGGAACGGCTGTGAAAAAGCAAACCTTCACTGAGATAGTGCCATGCCTTGCGCAGATCAGACGCCCCAACCGGCGAGACACTACCTCAATATCCAATGACGGTTCCGTGTCGTTAATTTTGAAGCAATCACAGGATAACGGCTGCGTCGGTTCATCTGACGGTGACAGATCGGAAATCGCTGATTGGCCTGACGCAGCCAAGGCGCGCGTCGCGCCGCCGAGACGCTCGGGTTCGAACTGTCCGCAAATGAAGGTCGGCTTGCCGCGCGCGAGAATCGCGACCTGGGAAGCAGGCGTTGGAGACTTTAATGTTTCGTATCGGTGAGAAACAGCGCAACCGCCATTGCCCGATTGCGGACGCCGAGCTTGTCGTACAGGTTCTTGAGATGGTACTTGACCGTGTTCTCCGAAATGCCCGTCCTGGTCGCAATCTGCAGATTGGTCCAGCCATTGGCGAGCACAGCGAGCAATTCTAGTTCGCGCGGCGTCAGGCGTGACAACGGCGTTTCGTTGATTTTGGATACGTCAATGAAGGGAATGCAGATGCGGCCGTTTGCGACCGCAGCAAGCGTGTCGAACAGAATGCCGGGATCGTCGAACTGATAGCAGAAGCCGTGCGCACCGAGGCGTACGCACTGCTTCAGTATGCCTATGTCGTGATCATTGCAGAAGATGACCACGCGCGTCGCGCACTGCCGGCGACGAAGTTCGATCAGCAGTTCGCCGGCATCCATGTCGGATAGTTTCCAGCCGACGATTGCTATGTCGAAGGCCCTCTGCGGTTCCTCCACGGCTTTCAGAAACGCCTTGCCGCTATGGATGCCGGCGGCGAAGTCGAAACGTTCGTCGCGGCTGATCATGTCGCGCAACGCTGAGATCACCAGCTGATTACGCTCGGCAATCAGCAGCCTTTTCGGCCGTGTCGGCTTTTTTACGTCGCCGCCATGCATCGATCAACCGTAAGCTTCGAGGGCAAACGCCCGCCCGGCCGCACGCGAGGCCGATGTGACGGTGTTGGCCATCAAGAGCGCAATCGTCATCGGTCCCACGCCGCCGGGGACGGGCGTTATGGCGCCTGCCTTTGTGGCGGCTTCTTCATAAGACACGTCCCCGACCAGGCGCGTCTTGCCGTTGCTGCCGCCGGAAATACGGTTGATGCCGACGTCGATCACGGTCGCGCCGGGCTTGATCCAGTCCGCCTTGATCATTTCAGGTCTACCAACAGCCGCAACAAGGATGTCGGCGCTTCGGCACAGCTCCGGCAGGTTCTTGGTGCGGCTGTGGGCGATGGTCACGGTGGCATTGGCGTGGAGCAGGAGATTGGCCATCGGCTTGCCGACTATGTTGGAGCGTCCGACGATTACGGCGTTGAGGCCCGACAGATCACGGCCGTGCTCGCGCTCGATCAGAATCATCGAGCCGGCCGGCGTGCAGGGCACGAAGGCGGTGTCGAGTTCGCCCGTGCCGAGCTTGCCGACATTGATGAAGTGGAACCCGTCGACGTCCTTTTCCGGAGCGATCGTCTGGATGATGCGGCCGGAATCGATGTGGTCCGGCAGGGGCAACTGCACCAGGATCCCGTGGATTGCAGGATCGGCATTGAGCTTTTCGACTAGCGCGACCAACTCTTCCTCGGTAGTGTGCGTCGGCAGTGCATCCTCGGTCGAATGGAAGCCGCACTCCTTGGCCTTCTTGCCTTTGGACGCGACATAGACCTTGCTGGCCGGATCCTGGCCGACTATGACGACAGCGATACCTGGAACTACACCGGTTTCCGCGGTCAGCTGCTGGGCGGCCACTTTGAGCCTTGCAAGCACATCCGCTGCAGCCGCATTGCCGTCGATTATCTTTGGCATGTCCAAACTCCTTCGGTCTGCCTTGCTCAGCTAAGGCCTTCGATGTCGCCGTTTTCGTTGAGGAGTATCTTCTCGGAGGAGGGCGCCTTGGGCAGGCCGGGCATGGTCATGACGTCGCCGCAGATGGCGACGACGAAGCCGGCGCCGGCCGACAGCCTGACTTCGCGCACCGGCACGGTGTGGCCGGTCGGCGCGCCGCGCAGGTTCGGATCAGTCGAGAAGGAATACTGTGTCTTGGCCATGCACACCGGCAAATTGCCGTAGCCGGCCGCCTCCCAGGCATGGAGTTGGTCGCGCACGCTCTTGTCGGCGATCGCTTCCGAGCCGCGATAGATGCGCTGTACGATGGTGTTGATCTTCTCGAACAGCGGCATGGCGTCGGGATAGAGCGGCGCGAATTGCGACGCGCCGGACTCGGCGAGCGCCACCACCTTATGCGCGAGATTCTCGATGCCGGCCGAGCCTTGCGCCCAGTGCTTGCACAAGATCGCCTCTTCGCCCATTGAGGCGACGTAATCCTTCAACGCCTGGATTTCGGCTTCGGTGTCCGAGTGGAAATGGTTGATCGCAACCACCGCGGGCACGCCGAACTGCCTGACATTCTCGATATGGCGGCCGAGGTTGGGACATCCCTTCCTGACGGCCGCGACGTCTTCCGTGCCGAGATTTTCCTTCTTGACGCCGCCATTCATCTTCATGGCGCGAACCGTCGCGACGATGACCGCGGCGGCCGGCTTCAGCCCGGCCTTGCGGCATTTGATGTCGAAGAATTTTTCCGCCCCGAGATCGGCGCCGAAACCGGCTTCGGTGACGACATAGTCGGCGAGCTTCAGCGCCGTCGTGGTGGCGACCACCGAGTTGCAGCCATGCGCGATGTTGGCGAACGGGCCGCCATGCACGAAGGCCGGATTGTTCTCCAGCGTCTGCACCAGATTGGGCTGCATGGCGTCCTTCAGCAGCACCGACATCGCGCCCGGCGCCTTGATGTCGCGCGCGAAGACCGGGGTCTTGTCGCGGCGATAGGCGACGATGATGTCGCCGAGCCGCTTCTCCAAATCCTTGAGATCCTTGGCCAGGCACAGGATCGCCATGACCTCCGAGGCAACGGTGATGTCGAAGCCCGCTTCGCGCGGATAGCCGTTGGCGACGCCGCCGAGCGAGCAGATGATCTCGCGCAGCGCCCGGTCGTTCATGTCCATGACCCGCCGCCAGACGACGCGCCGGGTGTCGATGCCGAGTTCGTTGCCCCAATAGATGTGGTTGTCGATCAGCGCCGAAAGCAGGTTGTGCGCCGAGGTGATGGCGTGGAAGTCGCCGGTGAAGTGCAGGTTCATGTCGTCCATCGGCACCACCTGCGCCAGGCCGCCGCCGGCCGCGCCGCCCTTCATGCCGAAGTTCGGCCCGAGCGAAGCCTCGCGGATGCAGACGATCGCTCGTTTGCCGATACGGTTCAGCCCGTCGCCGAGGCCGACCGTCGTCGTCGTCTTGCCTTCGCCGGCCGGGGTCGGGTTGATCGCGGTCACCAGGATCAGCTTGCCGTCGCTGTTTCCCCTGACCGATTTGATGAATTCCGCCGACACCTTCGCCTTGTCGTGGCCATAGGGCAGGAGGTGTTCGGTCGGAATGCCGATCTTGGCGCCGATCTCCTGGATCGGCTTCTTTTTCGCAGCACGCGCAATCTCGATGTCGGACTTCACTTCGAACATGTTTCCCTCCGGAACGGTGTTCGATCCGGCAGCGCCGGATCGCGATGGGTTTAAAAGACGCGGCGGCCGCTGGCCTGCGGCACGGAAGGCGGAGGCCACCGTTTTCGCCATCAAAAGCGTGATCGTCATCGGTCCGATGCCGCCAGGCACGGGCGTCAGCGAACCGGCTTTTTGCCAAGTGGTTCGACCTGCTTTGACGAAGCAAAATTGCGGCCGATATCCCTCGCCCGCAGTTGCGATCAGATGAGGCCGGCCGAAATGCCCAGCCCCAAACCAGCCACGGCCCCACCTGTCAGTCTGACAAGCGGCGAGCCACCAAATGCTGCGATCCCTGCGCCAAACACAATCCCTGCAGCGTTGAGCAGTGCCGTCGTCAGCACGAAACCTAGCGCGTAGCCGGTGACGCTGCCATCAATTGGCATTTCGGCAACATGGGCGTGACCGTGAAACACGGCAAAGAATCCGGTGATCGCGAGTGCGACGCCGGCAGGAACGTTGGGAGCGATCAAAATCATGGCTCCGATCACGATGACGGAGAGGACTATTCCGATCTCGACGGCCAACAGATCGATGCCGCCAACGC is a window encoding:
- the folD gene encoding bifunctional methylenetetrahydrofolate dehydrogenase/methenyltetrahydrofolate cyclohydrolase FolD, which translates into the protein MPKIIDGNAAAADVLARLKVAAQQLTAETGVVPGIAVVIVGQDPASKVYVASKGKKAKECGFHSTEDALPTHTTEEELVALVEKLNADPAIHGILVQLPLPDHIDSGRIIQTIAPEKDVDGFHFINVGKLGTGELDTAFVPCTPAGSMILIEREHGRDLSGLNAVIVGRSNIVGKPMANLLLHANATVTIAHSRTKNLPELCRSADILVAAVGRPEMIKADWIKPGATVIDVGINRISGGSNGKTRLVGDVSYEEAATKAGAITPVPGGVGPMTIALLMANTVTSASRAAGRAFALEAYG
- a CDS encoding NYN domain-containing protein codes for the protein MSRRLGRLICARHGTISVKVCFFTAVPDEPEDVKSRHRTFNTALRAVGVDIVEGHHVIDPDSGKRQEKQTDINLALHLIRDAHDNVYDCAYILSSDSDQAATAKMLKSWFPNKYLVGVAPPSNKVPEKLITYADTHFELTMADLERCVFDDPLIGRSGKPIPRPDAYRPPAGWIRPI
- a CDS encoding formate--tetrahydrofolate ligase, translated to MFEVKSDIEIARAAKKKPIQEIGAKIGIPTEHLLPYGHDKAKVSAEFIKSVRGNSDGKLILVTAINPTPAGEGKTTTTVGLGDGLNRIGKRAIVCIREASLGPNFGMKGGAAGGGLAQVVPMDDMNLHFTGDFHAITSAHNLLSALIDNHIYWGNELGIDTRRVVWRRVMDMNDRALREIICSLGGVANGYPREAGFDITVASEVMAILCLAKDLKDLEKRLGDIIVAYRRDKTPVFARDIKAPGAMSVLLKDAMQPNLVQTLENNPAFVHGGPFANIAHGCNSVVATTTALKLADYVVTEAGFGADLGAEKFFDIKCRKAGLKPAAAVIVATVRAMKMNGGVKKENLGTEDVAAVRKGCPNLGRHIENVRQFGVPAVVAINHFHSDTEAEIQALKDYVASMGEEAILCKHWAQGSAGIENLAHKVVALAESGASQFAPLYPDAMPLFEKINTIVQRIYRGSEAIADKSVRDQLHAWEAAGYGNLPVCMAKTQYSFSTDPNLRGAPTGHTVPVREVRLSAGAGFVVAICGDVMTMPGLPKAPSSEKILLNENGDIEGLS
- a CDS encoding HupE/UreJ family protein; its protein translation is MTRFLLMTALSLAAATTAEAHPGTGQAHGIAAGLSHPLGGLDHVLAMAAVGLLGYLFGGRLRWLLPAAFLGMMVFGGALSVGGIDLLAVEIGIVLSVIVIGAMILIAPNVPAGVALAITGFFAVFHGHAHVAEMPIDGSVTGYALGFVLTTALLNAAGIVFGAGIAAFGGSPLVRLTGGAVAGLGLGISAGLI
- a CDS encoding response regulator transcription factor, which encodes MHGGDVKKPTRPKRLLIAERNQLVISALRDMISRDERFDFAAGIHSGKAFLKAVEEPQRAFDIAIVGWKLSDMDAGELLIELRRRQCATRVVIFCNDHDIGILKQCVRLGAHGFCYQFDDPGILFDTLAAVANGRICIPFIDVSKINETPLSRLTPRELELLAVLANGWTNLQIATRTGISENTVKYHLKNLYDKLGVRNRAMAVALFLTDTKH
- a CDS encoding substrate-binding protein — protein: MKPSMQKISVLLAVTALLTGSAVAQDEPIVLGIPIGLSGANSITAPAVIQATELAVSEINDAGGVLGRKLVIELADSASSAAGAQKAYDSLVYQKKVDVIISSEPSAARNAGLPIITRGKIPYIYTSFYEGGSCNKYQHINAWVPQQVVSLMVDYFMKDLGAKTFFLVGNDYAFGRGLLGDTNNYVTEKGGMVVGEEYNPIDASDWTATVSKIREANPDVIITSTAAGAPNVTFTKQLRAAGITANYGSYALDEGTAKTLGSDGEGIYLGGTYYTGINSEKNAQFLKALNDKFGAETKTSSELSVPNYDAVHLYALAVAKAGTVDTDAVVKALSEVSFDGPRGPIQMSKQRHAPLTMYLAQVNAQGDTTIIKSQPNVDPGEQCPNL